In Chitinophaga sp. HK235, a single window of DNA contains:
- a CDS encoding diacylglycerol kinase family protein — translation MEMQKKLRLLFVINPASGVARKVTPQEVVQRFFERRPEAEAEMLLLTGRPMADGKRLRELVGAGGWTGVVAVGGDGTVKMVASCLLHTGIPLGILPAGSANGMAKDLCIPESWAAALELVLNAKVQLIDVVNINGAEISIHLSDIGLNALLVKYFEKSGVRGKLGYARVAFKALWYRQRFAVQIDNGKDRVSRDAFMIVLANAGKYGTGACINPYSDLSDGIFEVVLIKRLSLLEGLKMLFVRRPFNPHKTEIIRARKVYIYTRKRAELQIDGEYIGKVHEVTAEIIPRSLAVFVPETKE, via the coding sequence ATGGAAATGCAAAAGAAGTTAAGATTATTATTTGTGATCAATCCTGCTTCAGGGGTAGCCAGAAAGGTAACTCCGCAAGAAGTAGTCCAACGTTTTTTTGAGCGCAGACCTGAAGCAGAGGCGGAGATGCTGTTGTTGACAGGGCGTCCGATGGCTGATGGTAAAAGGTTGAGAGAATTGGTGGGGGCGGGTGGCTGGACAGGGGTAGTGGCCGTAGGAGGAGATGGTACGGTGAAGATGGTGGCGTCCTGCCTGTTGCATACCGGTATTCCCTTAGGTATTCTGCCGGCAGGATCGGCCAATGGGATGGCGAAAGACCTTTGTATTCCGGAGTCGTGGGCGGCTGCGCTGGAGTTGGTGTTGAATGCAAAGGTGCAGTTGATCGATGTGGTGAATATCAATGGCGCGGAAATCTCCATCCATCTGAGTGATATTGGTTTAAATGCCTTACTGGTGAAGTATTTCGAGAAGTCTGGCGTGAGAGGTAAGCTGGGATATGCGCGGGTGGCATTTAAGGCACTGTGGTACCGGCAGCGGTTTGCGGTGCAGATAGACAACGGGAAAGACCGTGTATCGAGAGACGCATTTATGATCGTACTGGCCAATGCCGGGAAATATGGTACGGGGGCTTGTATCAATCCTTACAGTGACCTGAGTGATGGTATTTTTGAAGTGGTGCTGATAAAGCGGCTATCGTTACTGGAAGGACTGAAGATGCTGTTTGTACGTCGTCCCTTTAACCCGCATAAGACAGAGATCATCCGGGCGAGGAAGGTATACATCTATACCCGCAAGCGGGCGGAGCTCCAGATTGATGGGGAGTATATCGGTAAGGTGCATGAAGTGACGGCAGAAATTATTCCCCGGTCCCTGGCTGTTTTTGTGCCGGAAACTAAAGAGTGA
- a CDS encoding DUF1304 domain-containing protein gives MLVLAKFLIAFVMLEHLYIMWFEMFAWTTKGPKVFKKFPKALFPATKPLAANQGLYNGFLAAGLCWSLLITDPEWARHTAVFFLGCIIVAGIYGALTAEKKIFFVQALPALIALILLHLS, from the coding sequence ATGCTAGTACTGGCCAAGTTCCTGATAGCTTTTGTAATGCTGGAACACCTCTATATCATGTGGTTCGAAATGTTTGCCTGGACCACAAAAGGGCCTAAAGTATTCAAAAAATTCCCCAAAGCATTATTCCCGGCCACCAAACCACTTGCTGCCAACCAGGGGCTTTATAATGGCTTTCTGGCTGCCGGCCTATGTTGGTCCTTGCTCATCACCGACCCGGAATGGGCGCGGCATACTGCTGTTTTTTTCCTGGGCTGCATCATCGTAGCCGGGATCTATGGAGCCCTGACAGCAGAGAAAAAAATCTTCTTTGTACAGGCCCTGCCTGCCCTGATAGCCCTGATATTACTTCACCTTTCATAA
- a CDS encoding KGG domain-containing protein yields the protein MEHIRYQQFAPGAENQEKTPGDKPKHSKRGFASMDPEQQRAISREGGRAAHQQGVAHKFTSEEARAAGKKGGEAVSRNREHMAAIGRKGGTNRGKKKNNATPEENTL from the coding sequence ATGGAACACATAAGGTATCAACAATTCGCGCCAGGTGCCGAAAATCAGGAGAAAACCCCAGGGGACAAACCTAAACATAGTAAAAGAGGATTTGCCTCCATGGACCCTGAACAACAACGGGCCATTTCAAGGGAAGGCGGAAGAGCCGCGCATCAACAAGGCGTAGCACACAAGTTCACATCTGAAGAAGCCCGCGCTGCAGGCAAAAAAGGCGGTGAAGCTGTAAGCCGCAACCGCGAACACATGGCGGCCATTGGAAGAAAAGGTGGTACTAACCGCGGTAAAAAGAAGAATAATGCTACCCCTGAAGAAAATACCCTGTAG
- a CDS encoding DUF6496 domain-containing protein, which translates to MANYSRRSQRDVEKSMHEMHKGTLKSGRGGKKVTNPKQAIAIGLSEARKEGAKVPKKTSSKTGTTKMVAAKKSTAKKTAAKKTTTRKMTSSKMATPKMATKKAAPKKAAAKKTTAKRVTAKKATAKRATTAKTMMKKKATARKATPKKKAAMNKKTTRRRAMATA; encoded by the coding sequence ATGGCAAATTATTCCAGGAGATCTCAGAGGGATGTAGAAAAATCCATGCATGAGATGCACAAAGGCACACTTAAAAGTGGCCGTGGTGGTAAAAAAGTAACCAACCCTAAACAGGCAATTGCAATCGGTTTGTCTGAAGCCAGAAAAGAAGGCGCAAAAGTCCCTAAAAAAACAAGCAGCAAAACAGGAACTACTAAAATGGTTGCCGCTAAAAAATCAACCGCAAAAAAAACAGCCGCAAAAAAAACAACTACCCGGAAGATGACTTCTTCCAAAATGGCTACCCCAAAAATGGCAACTAAAAAAGCTGCCCCTAAAAAGGCCGCCGCTAAAAAAACAACCGCTAAACGGGTAACTGCCAAAAAGGCAACTGCCAAAAGAGCAACCACTGCAAAAACAATGATGAAGAAAAAAGCAACCGCAAGAAAAGCAACCCCGAAAAAAAAGGCAGCAATGAATAAGAAAACAACCAGACGCCGTGCTATGGCTACCGCCTGA
- a CDS encoding mechanosensitive ion channel family protein: MMVTDKTYKNTNRRERIIFFIKLLIYSGIVYFNIEHPAFYDRFPWLFKITNALSFFLGANLVISIAWLVVLSWYTRRHRTKPLEKDNFILGINRITSVMNTAFFLLAIPIFFGQDLMQLITSITIVAAAIALLTKDYISNMINGLIVMFSDQLSLGDQVRIGEYRGKIMDITLINVVLQNDDDEIVIIPNSVVFTTIVINQSKQNIKKLSLEFELDHKHKFTPEELESRLRTSISAYQRYYREDSFSLKTLEIRKDFVQFKVQLLVPSDKEKERLIKRALNTEIIAIAEGGRG, from the coding sequence ATGATGGTAACCGATAAAACCTATAAAAATACCAACCGCCGGGAGCGGATTATCTTCTTTATTAAATTGCTGATCTATTCCGGCATCGTTTATTTTAACATCGAACATCCGGCTTTCTACGACAGGTTCCCATGGCTGTTTAAAATTACCAACGCCCTTTCCTTTTTCCTGGGCGCTAATCTTGTCATCTCTATTGCATGGCTGGTGGTGCTTTCCTGGTATACCCGCCGCCATCGTACCAAACCCCTGGAGAAAGACAATTTTATCCTCGGAATCAACCGCATCACTTCTGTGATGAATACTGCATTTTTCCTGCTCGCTATCCCCATCTTCTTTGGTCAGGATCTGATGCAACTGATCACCAGCATCACCATCGTAGCGGCTGCCATCGCCTTATTAACAAAAGATTATATCTCCAATATGATCAATGGGCTGATCGTGATGTTTTCTGATCAGCTGTCGCTGGGAGACCAGGTAAGGATAGGGGAGTACCGTGGTAAAATCATGGATATCACCCTGATCAACGTAGTGCTGCAGAACGATGACGACGAAATCGTGATCATCCCCAATTCAGTCGTGTTTACCACCATCGTTATTAATCAATCCAAACAAAACATCAAAAAACTCTCGCTGGAATTTGAGTTGGACCATAAGCACAAATTCACACCCGAAGAGCTCGAATCCAGGCTGCGTACATCGATCTCGGCCTATCAGCGCTATTACCGGGAAGACAGTTTCTCTCTCAAAACGCTGGAGATCAGAAAAGACTTTGTACAGTTTAAGGTGCAGCTATTGGTTCCGTCCGACAAAGAAAAAGAGCGCCTGATCAAACGGGCGCTCAATACAGAAATCATTGCTATTGCGGAAGGTGGCAGAGGCTAG
- a CDS encoding histidine decarboxylase: MKDYPLSVADAATLDSLLTEVRTHTHHFLGYPVSKDFDYSPLYPFLQYPLNNLGDPFVDSTYTVGSREMERHVVEFFARLFRAPANDWWGYVTNGGSEGNLYGLYLARELYPKAMVYYSEATHYSVQKNLHLLNMPSIMIRTLPNGEIDYDDLQQTMSMNRHMPVIMLANIGTTMTEARDDIGRIKGILKDLAIRHHYIHADGALSGSYCAFLDPRPAFDFADGADSIAISGHKFIGSPIPCGVVVAKKSYRDRIARSVAYIGSMDTTITGSRNGHSPLFLWYALKSLGIAGLQERARHSLSVAAYAVERFRENGIDAWRNPDSITVVFPDPPGNIRRKWQLASENGWSHIICMPNVETAQIDQLLAEMTAATVMV, from the coding sequence ATGAAAGATTACCCGTTATCTGTTGCCGACGCAGCTACGCTGGATAGTCTGTTGACCGAAGTGAGGACGCACACACACCATTTCCTGGGATATCCTGTATCCAAAGACTTTGATTATAGTCCGCTATACCCTTTTTTGCAGTATCCGCTCAATAACCTGGGGGATCCATTTGTAGACTCCACCTACACTGTAGGTTCCAGGGAGATGGAGCGCCATGTCGTGGAATTTTTTGCGCGGCTGTTTCGTGCACCCGCAAATGACTGGTGGGGATATGTGACCAATGGTGGTTCAGAAGGCAATCTGTACGGGCTGTATCTGGCCCGTGAGCTGTATCCCAAAGCCATGGTTTATTATTCTGAGGCAACACATTATAGCGTACAGAAGAACCTGCATCTGCTTAATATGCCCAGCATTATGATCCGTACGCTGCCGAACGGCGAAATTGATTATGATGACCTGCAGCAGACAATGAGCATGAACCGCCACATGCCCGTGATCATGCTGGCGAATATTGGCACTACGATGACAGAAGCGCGGGATGATATCGGGCGGATTAAAGGTATTTTAAAAGATCTGGCCATCCGTCATCACTATATCCATGCTGATGGTGCTCTTTCCGGCAGTTATTGCGCCTTTTTAGACCCCAGGCCGGCCTTTGACTTTGCCGACGGAGCAGACAGTATTGCCATCAGCGGACATAAATTTATAGGCTCCCCTATCCCTTGTGGTGTAGTAGTAGCCAAAAAATCTTACCGTGACAGGATAGCCCGCTCTGTTGCTTATATCGGCAGCATGGACACTACCATCACGGGTTCAAGGAACGGCCACAGTCCGTTGTTTCTATGGTATGCCCTCAAAAGCCTGGGTATTGCGGGCCTTCAGGAAAGGGCCCGGCATAGCTTGTCCGTAGCAGCCTATGCAGTTGAGCGTTTCAGAGAAAACGGCATCGACGCATGGCGTAACCCTGACTCCATTACGGTGGTATTTCCGGACCCGCCCGGGAATATCCGCCGGAAGTGGCAGCTGGCATCAGAAAACGGCTGGTCACATATTATCTGCATGCCCAATGTGGAGACTGCACAGATCGACCAGCTGCTGGCAGAAATGACTGCTGCCACAGTCATGGTCTAG
- a CDS encoding Lrp/AsnC family transcriptional regulator: protein METLDKTDRRILEVLQQNARLNTKEIAHRIGLSVTPTYERLKKIEKMGVIKDYVTLLHADKIGKTLVAFCNVSLQLHSQPLLKKFEAAISQMEEVMECYHVAGTFDYLLKVVVDDMRSYQHFLTNKLAAIENIAQVHSSFVMTEIKHGTAFRLA, encoded by the coding sequence ATGGAAACACTCGATAAAACAGACCGCCGCATACTGGAAGTATTGCAGCAAAACGCCCGCCTCAATACCAAAGAGATCGCGCATCGTATAGGCCTTAGCGTTACACCTACCTATGAAAGGCTGAAGAAGATAGAAAAAATGGGAGTCATCAAAGATTATGTCACCCTGCTGCATGCGGATAAAATAGGTAAAACCCTTGTCGCTTTCTGTAACGTATCACTGCAGCTGCATTCACAGCCACTGCTGAAAAAATTTGAAGCTGCCATCAGTCAGATGGAAGAAGTGATGGAATGTTACCACGTGGCCGGTACTTTCGACTACCTGCTCAAAGTGGTAGTAGATGATATGCGTAGCTATCAGCATTTTCTGACCAACAAACTGGCGGCCATCGAAAACATTGCACAGGTACACAGCTCCTTTGTGATGACGGAGATCAAACACGGTACGGCATTCAGACTGGCGTAA
- a CDS encoding ATP-binding protein, whose protein sequence is MKKCIFIPLCLLLLSPATRAQQSGIDSLQQTLNAHTQKDTIRVDLLNQLSRIYFTKDAVIAARYGEEALNLSSELGYTKGKIWATRNLALVENTKGNLDKQLEYTLAALKLAETQGDIRTLGILNNDVGNIFTEQNSPRDALIYLRKSLQLKEQLNETPEISKTLNNIGSAYIALKKTDSALIYLYKSEKLKKALRDERGLAYTYENLGIVAMLEEHYDVALQYHLLSAQYYKATDNQPGLTKASLNLAEVQTQLGDLKSAEKNLDAAKALNEKLGNVKNEMIYYKIRFKLDSARNDYASALRHYKAFSERNIDYFNLEKSRQITRSQMKYETEKKQRENSMLKKEQQLHLATIQQQQVLVLSGAALFLALLLITVMVYRLYKHQQELYRQLNSKTQEVSLQNHIILEQNATLENLNQVKDKIFSVISHDLRSPLAILEGLLFLLKDEKMDAQQFRFYTDELWRDVKNTAYMMDNMLQWASNQMKGISVKSDDFDLTLLLNQEFELLQTLARQKDVKLSHELKSAILVYADPDMIRLVLRNLINNAIKFTPGGGEIVISSRFENGEAEVTIKDNGTGIPADDQHRIFSNIYYSTTGTRNEKGCGLGLHLSKDFVERNHGRIWFTSVHGEGSCFYFTVPLSDEQDINARGYTVVLQDNPVSGMSVLRR, encoded by the coding sequence TTGAAAAAGTGCATTTTTATTCCCCTGTGCTTATTACTGTTGTCTCCTGCTACCAGGGCTCAGCAAAGCGGAATAGATAGCCTGCAGCAGACCCTTAACGCTCACACACAGAAAGACACCATCAGGGTAGACCTGCTGAACCAACTGTCACGCATATACTTTACCAAAGATGCCGTCATTGCAGCCCGATACGGAGAGGAAGCCCTCAATCTCAGCAGCGAACTGGGATATACCAAAGGGAAAATATGGGCCACCCGCAACCTCGCACTGGTGGAGAATACCAAAGGTAACCTCGACAAACAGCTGGAATATACCCTGGCCGCGCTGAAATTGGCAGAAACACAGGGAGATATCCGCACCCTGGGCATCCTCAACAATGATGTTGGTAATATTTTCACCGAACAAAACAGCCCCCGTGATGCATTGATCTATCTCCGGAAATCCTTACAGTTAAAAGAACAACTCAATGAAACCCCGGAGATCAGTAAAACCCTGAATAACATTGGCTCCGCTTATATTGCCCTGAAAAAAACCGATTCTGCCCTTATCTATCTATATAAATCCGAAAAGCTCAAAAAAGCACTGCGCGATGAGCGCGGGCTGGCCTATACCTATGAAAATCTGGGTATTGTGGCGATGCTGGAAGAGCATTATGATGTGGCTTTGCAGTACCACCTGCTGTCTGCTCAATACTACAAGGCTACCGACAACCAGCCCGGACTTACCAAAGCCAGTCTTAACCTGGCTGAAGTACAGACGCAGCTGGGCGATCTGAAGAGCGCAGAGAAAAATCTGGATGCCGCCAAAGCGCTCAATGAAAAACTGGGCAACGTCAAAAATGAAATGATCTATTATAAGATCCGCTTCAAACTCGACTCCGCCCGCAATGACTACGCCTCTGCCCTGCGGCATTACAAGGCTTTCAGCGAACGTAACATCGATTACTTCAACCTGGAAAAAAGCCGGCAGATTACCCGTTCGCAGATGAAATATGAAACAGAGAAAAAACAACGGGAAAACAGCATGCTGAAAAAGGAACAGCAGCTACATCTCGCCACCATACAGCAACAACAGGTACTTGTACTCTCCGGGGCCGCCCTTTTCCTTGCACTGCTGCTGATTACCGTAATGGTATATCGACTGTACAAACATCAGCAGGAACTGTACCGGCAGCTGAACAGCAAAACCCAGGAAGTGTCCCTGCAAAATCATATTATCCTCGAACAAAACGCTACACTGGAAAACCTCAACCAGGTTAAGGACAAAATATTTTCCGTGATCTCTCACGACCTGCGCTCTCCACTGGCTATTCTGGAAGGATTGCTTTTTCTGTTGAAAGATGAAAAGATGGATGCCCAGCAGTTTCGTTTTTATACCGACGAGCTGTGGAGAGATGTAAAAAATACGGCCTACATGATGGACAACATGCTGCAATGGGCCAGCAATCAGATGAAAGGCATCAGTGTAAAATCAGATGACTTCGACCTCACCCTTCTGCTCAACCAGGAATTTGAATTACTGCAGACATTGGCGCGGCAGAAAGATGTGAAACTGTCGCATGAGCTGAAGAGTGCCATTCTCGTTTATGCAGATCCTGATATGATACGCCTCGTATTGCGCAACCTGATTAACAATGCCATCAAATTCACTCCCGGCGGCGGCGAGATCGTTATCTCCTCAAGGTTCGAAAACGGCGAGGCAGAAGTGACCATCAAAGACAATGGCACCGGTATTCCGGCAGATGACCAGCATCGTATTTTCTCCAATATATATTATTCCACTACCGGCACCCGCAACGAGAAAGGCTGCGGGCTGGGATTACACCTCTCCAAGGATTTTGTGGAGCGCAACCATGGCCGCATCTGGTTTACCAGCGTACATGGAGAAGGCAGCTGCTTTTATTTTACCGTTCCCTTGTCTGATGAACAGGATATTAACGCCCGCGGCTATACGGTAGTATTACAGGACAATCCTGTAAGTGGCATGAGCGTACTGAGAAGATAG
- a CDS encoding SelT/SelW/SelH family protein has product MKPVITIAYCPKCGWLLRAAYMAQELLTSFTEELGGVTLRPSETAGTYTIFLNEEKIFDRKEAGHFPEIKFLKQLVRDHVAPGKSLGHSDRSTD; this is encoded by the coding sequence ATGAAACCGGTTATTACCATAGCTTATTGCCCCAAATGCGGATGGCTGTTACGGGCTGCGTATATGGCGCAGGAACTCCTGACATCTTTCACAGAAGAGCTGGGCGGTGTTACTTTACGTCCCAGTGAAACTGCAGGTACCTATACCATCTTCCTCAATGAAGAAAAAATATTTGACCGGAAAGAAGCCGGGCATTTCCCGGAGATAAAATTCCTGAAACAGCTGGTACGCGATCATGTAGCACCCGGCAAAAGTCTGGGCCACTCAGACAGGAGTACTGATTAA
- a CDS encoding BamA/TamA family outer membrane protein: MYKALKITVLLTSLAIGTQAQQDTVTADKTVPADSLAFRKKSFFPLPVLGYSQEKGLEIGAAMLYSFYTDNAHPDITTRNSTLNLIPAVTTENQFKIDLKANIWTRGNTWHYKGNLRYHNFPLYFFGIGNDTRYDTRSLLNNIRYKAHLEAERRITGHFYAGASLLYQNDSYSSKDDKGLYNTLPLIGKEGGHVTFIGLTGIFDNRDNQNYTHKGWWLKLNAAYAPAFVSSEPLFKLEAQGVHFISLSRKSTLGLNGIFNSLQGSNLPFYLLPELGNDQMMRGYYTGRYRDQNYLAAQAEYRYLIDPKIHIHIWFVDVKPKFALAAFAGAGSVFNNHNFALSGFKPSMGGGIRYFYDENAKLTIRIDYAVGEKLAGESRQKGLYLSLAEAF, encoded by the coding sequence ATGTATAAAGCACTTAAGATCACGGTGTTGCTAACTTCATTGGCAATAGGTACCCAGGCGCAACAGGATACAGTTACAGCAGATAAAACAGTTCCGGCAGACAGCCTTGCATTCCGGAAAAAGAGCTTTTTCCCACTGCCGGTTTTAGGCTACTCTCAGGAGAAAGGTCTCGAAATAGGAGCGGCGATGTTGTATTCTTTTTATACGGATAACGCCCACCCGGATATCACAACGCGTAACTCCACGCTCAACCTGATCCCGGCTGTGACCACAGAAAATCAGTTTAAAATTGATCTGAAGGCCAATATCTGGACCAGGGGCAACACCTGGCACTATAAAGGAAACCTCCGTTATCATAATTTCCCGCTGTATTTCTTCGGCATCGGCAACGACACCCGTTATGACACCCGCTCCCTGCTCAATAATATCCGCTATAAGGCCCATCTGGAAGCAGAACGCCGTATTACCGGTCATTTCTATGCGGGGGCTTCCCTGCTGTATCAGAACGACTCCTACAGCAGCAAAGACGATAAGGGTCTATACAACACTTTGCCGCTGATAGGAAAAGAAGGCGGGCATGTTACCTTCATCGGACTGACAGGCATCTTCGATAACCGCGACAATCAGAACTATACCCATAAGGGCTGGTGGCTGAAATTGAATGCGGCCTATGCGCCGGCATTTGTCAGCTCAGAACCCCTGTTCAAACTGGAAGCGCAGGGAGTCCATTTTATCTCCCTATCCCGCAAAAGCACGCTGGGCCTGAATGGTATCTTCAACAGCCTGCAGGGTTCCAATTTACCATTTTACCTGCTGCCGGAACTGGGCAACGACCAGATGATGCGCGGATATTACACCGGCCGTTACCGCGATCAGAACTACCTGGCAGCACAGGCAGAATACCGCTACCTGATCGATCCGAAAATTCATATACACATCTGGTTTGTAGATGTGAAGCCTAAATTCGCACTGGCAGCTTTCGCTGGCGCGGGTTCGGTGTTTAATAACCACAATTTTGCCTTGTCTGGCTTCAAACCCAGCATGGGCGGTGGTATCCGCTACTTCTACGATGAAAATGCCAAACTGACTATTCGTATAGACTACGCCGTGGGTGAGAAACTCGCTGGTGAGTCAAGACAAAAGGGATTGTACTTGTCGCTGGCAGAAGCATTTTAA
- a CDS encoding outer membrane beta-barrel protein: MKKVHLFSAAMLALALAGNVQAQERSGVAPHSKFYLRAFGGYSFSVFSGQFPNVGPFPPQDLHTEFNPANPNPLDTISRKVLTGSYGEGVRGGLAFGYNINKYMAVEVSFDYYHSKKNLMTKNLTTLVGNGKQLVSVESNGHVNALIFTPGFVLSPGFEKVNPYIRFGAVLPLWGRLYIDTDVDQLSTVPNIPPGTQVHTVIHRKEEVRPNITLGFQGALGVSFYLSPRFDIFVEAEYKNVPVKSKNKEVTTYTETNTLVSAASGATLQQLPGRGLSDLSQAEKKVDYVTTLDRSSNTKVNQIGARVFYKNDNAPSNDLKSYINIGGLGANAGIKFRL; the protein is encoded by the coding sequence ATGAAAAAAGTGCACCTGTTTTCAGCCGCTATGCTGGCATTAGCACTCGCAGGAAACGTTCAGGCCCAGGAACGTTCCGGAGTTGCCCCTCATTCAAAATTTTATCTCAGAGCATTTGGCGGTTATTCGTTTAGTGTTTTCTCGGGACAATTCCCGAATGTTGGCCCATTTCCACCACAAGACCTGCATACCGAATTTAATCCGGCTAATCCCAACCCGCTGGACACCATCAGCCGAAAAGTACTCACGGGCTCTTATGGCGAGGGTGTCAGAGGGGGGCTGGCCTTCGGTTACAACATCAACAAGTACATGGCCGTGGAAGTATCTTTCGATTACTATCACAGTAAGAAAAACCTGATGACCAAAAATCTGACCACACTGGTTGGCAATGGTAAGCAACTGGTAAGTGTTGAATCTAACGGTCATGTAAATGCCCTGATCTTTACACCCGGTTTTGTACTGAGCCCGGGTTTTGAAAAGGTCAACCCCTACATCCGTTTTGGGGCGGTGCTGCCGCTGTGGGGTCGCCTTTATATTGACACGGATGTGGACCAGCTGAGTACAGTGCCCAATATTCCTCCTGGTACACAAGTACATACGGTTATTCATCGTAAGGAAGAAGTAAGGCCCAATATCACCCTGGGTTTTCAGGGCGCCCTGGGCGTATCCTTTTACCTGAGTCCCCGCTTCGACATCTTCGTGGAAGCAGAGTATAAAAACGTACCGGTAAAAAGTAAAAACAAGGAAGTCACCACCTATACGGAAACCAACACCCTTGTTAGCGCTGCTTCCGGTGCTACTTTGCAGCAGTTGCCAGGCCGTGGTCTCAGTGACCTCAGTCAGGCAGAAAAGAAAGTTGATTATGTGACTACCCTCGATCGAAGCTCCAATACCAAGGTTAATCAGATTGGTGCCAGGGTGTTTTATAAAAATGATAACGCGCCCTCCAACGATCTCAAGTCATACATTAACATCGGTGGATTGGGAGCAAATGCAGGGATCAAATTCAGACTATGA
- a CDS encoding IS1182 family transposase has product MPKGKTLSVVFKANQQHQAMLFPPEIGDLIAENHPVRVVDDVIEKIDITLLLKRYKAGGTSSYHPRMLLKVLIYAYINNIYSSRKIEEALGQNIHFMWLSGMSKPDHNTINRFRGERLQKVLQPIFTQVVLLLCEEGLLNIKELYTDGTKIESQANRYSFVWSNGIKYSKEKIKQQLNDLWKYAQSVAASELGDDTDPSGYDKIDSEKVSKTIAAINDALKEKPIDKRIRQKLGYAHRNWPSALDKYEQQEQIIGSNRNSYSKTDPAATFMRMKEDHMKNGQLKPAYNLQISTNNQYIVNYSLHQQSTDTSTLISHLLQYIRLYKRVPANITADAGYGSEQNYQWLENRRITAYVKHASFDRNQHWSTKTREMFKAQNLPYNAEKDHYICPAGQRMRRKSTFPKTTKNGYRQTITTYQARTCEGCTLRQMCHDQQTNRIIEVNHNLNRLKALADKRLKGRKGIQKRKQRCHDVESVFANIKHNHGFKRFMLKGMDKVSIEMGLMAMAHNLRKKTA; this is encoded by the coding sequence ATGCCCAAAGGAAAAACACTATCAGTAGTCTTTAAAGCCAATCAGCAGCACCAGGCTATGCTTTTCCCTCCCGAGATTGGGGATCTGATAGCCGAGAATCACCCAGTTCGTGTGGTGGATGACGTAATAGAAAAGATCGATATAACTTTATTGCTGAAGCGTTATAAAGCAGGAGGAACCAGCAGTTACCATCCCAGGATGTTATTGAAAGTCCTTATTTACGCTTATATAAATAACATTTACAGTAGCCGTAAAATAGAGGAGGCACTAGGCCAGAACATCCACTTTATGTGGCTTAGTGGTATGAGTAAACCCGATCATAATACGATCAACAGGTTCCGTGGTGAACGCTTGCAAAAGGTATTACAACCTATATTCACCCAGGTGGTATTGTTGTTATGCGAAGAAGGCTTACTGAACATAAAAGAACTGTACACTGACGGGACAAAGATAGAATCGCAGGCAAATCGCTACAGTTTTGTATGGAGCAATGGCATTAAGTACAGTAAAGAAAAAATAAAACAGCAGCTTAATGACTTGTGGAAATATGCACAATCAGTGGCAGCTTCAGAATTGGGTGATGATACGGACCCATCCGGATATGACAAAATCGACAGTGAAAAAGTCAGTAAAACAATAGCGGCCATCAATGACGCCCTCAAAGAAAAACCCATAGACAAGCGGATCAGACAAAAGCTGGGATATGCTCACCGTAACTGGCCTTCAGCGTTGGATAAGTATGAGCAACAGGAACAAATAATAGGCTCTAACCGCAATAGCTATAGCAAAACAGATCCCGCCGCTACCTTTATGCGTATGAAGGAAGATCATATGAAGAATGGTCAGCTTAAACCAGCTTATAATCTCCAGATAAGTACTAATAATCAATACATCGTCAATTACAGCCTTCATCAGCAGTCCACGGATACATCAACTTTAATCAGTCATCTCCTGCAGTATATACGGTTATATAAACGAGTGCCCGCCAATATTACAGCGGATGCAGGGTATGGCAGCGAACAGAACTATCAATGGCTGGAAAACAGGAGAATTACGGCTTATGTTAAGCATGCTTCCTTCGATCGCAACCAGCACTGGTCAACTAAAACCAGGGAAATGTTCAAGGCCCAAAACCTACCCTACAATGCTGAAAAGGACCACTATATCTGCCCTGCCGGCCAGCGAATGCGTAGAAAAAGTACGTTCCCAAAAACAACTAAAAACGGTTACAGGCAAACAATAACTACTTATCAAGCCAGAACATGCGAAGGATGTACATTACGGCAGATGTGTCATGATCAACAAACAAATCGCATCATAGAAGTAAATCATAATCTAAATCGTCTTAAGGCGCTGGCTGACAAACGATTAAAAGGAAGAAAAGGAATACAGAAGCGTAAACAGCGTTGCCATGACGTGGAATCTGTCTTCGCAAATATTAAGCATAATCATGGCTTTAAAAGATTTATGCTAAAAGGGATGGATAAAGTGTCAATCGAAATGGGATTAATGGCTATGGCACACAATCTTAGAAAGAAAACAGCATAA